In a genomic window of Urocitellus parryii isolate mUroPar1 chromosome 11, mUroPar1.hap1, whole genome shotgun sequence:
- the LOC144249113 gene encoding large ribosomal subunit protein eL43, with product MAKRTKKVGIVGKYGTRYGASLRKMVKKIEISQHAKYTCSFCGKTKMKRRAVGIWHCGSCMKTVAGGAWTYNTTSAVTVKSAIRRLKELKDQ from the coding sequence ATGGCTAAGCGCACTAAGAAAGTCGGAATCGTAGGTAAATATGGGACCCGCTACGGTGCCTCCCTCcggaaaatggtgaagaaaatcGAAATCAGCCAGCACGCCAAGTACACATGTTCCTTCTGTGGCAAAACCAAGATGAAGAGACGGGCTGTGGGGATCTGGCACTGTGGTTCCTGCATGAAAACAGTGGCTGGTGGTGCCTGGACCTACAACACCACTTCTGCTGTCACAGTCAAGTCTGCAATCAGAAGACTGAAGGAATTGAAAGACCAGTAG